One stretch of Oncorhynchus tshawytscha isolate Ot180627B linkage group LG19, Otsh_v2.0, whole genome shotgun sequence DNA includes these proteins:
- the sin3aa gene encoding SIN3 transcription regulator family member Aa isoform X2, translated as MKRRLEEQEPVFASQQRRLTCSTEAFQHRVLAPAPAAYEAVGDSMQPTAGNIQYSVPQGYQVPTVPQTSSGHVHTPSPTVHHHNPAVQPHGLPVMQCHAHPPASAQGQQQFQRLKVEDALSYLDQVKLQFGNQPQVYNDFLDIMKEFKSQSIDTPGVISRVSQLFKGHPDLIMGFNTFLPPGYKIEVATNDLVNVTTPGQIHHITPHGISVSQIPLSGPPTPHQPQVPAPTTTSAPPPPTQPTPTKMSKPLQSPVLTPSSQPNPSIPAYASPQSPTLQPHTPISGTPNAPPLQNNQPVEFNHAINYVNKIKNRFQGQPDIYKAFLEILHTYQKEQRNAKEAGGNYTPALTEQEVYAQVARLFKNQEDLLSEFGQFLPDANSSVLLSKTTAEKAESVRNDHGGTAKKLQLNNKQRPNQNGCQIRMLSGTVATPPVKKKPKLLNLKDSSLVEASKHGDGTESMFFEKVRKALRNAEAYDNFLRCLVIFNQEVISRAELVQLVLPFLGRFPELFNWFKNFLGYREMSHTERYPKERALEGIAMEIDYASCKRLGSSYRALPKSYTQPKCTGRTPLCKEVLNDTWVSFPSWSEDSTFVSSKKTQYEEHIYRCEDERFELDVVLETNLATIRMLETVQRKLSRMSAEEQAKFRLDNTLGGSSEVIHRKAIQRIYGEKAPDIIDGLKKNPAISVPIVLKRLKTKEEEWREAQRGFNKIWREQNEKYYLKSLDHQGINFKQNDTKVLRSKTLLNEIESIYDERQEQASEENTAMPSGPHLTLTYKDSQILEDAAALIIHHVKRQTGIQKEDKYKIKQIIHHLIPDMLFAQRGELSDLEEEEEEELDEAVAKKHNGVTQGGSPNKSSKLLFCNTGAQKLRSCTEAYNLFYVNNNWYIFLRLHQTLCSRLMRIYGQAERQIEEDIRERDWEREVLGLKRDKNDNPAIQLRLKEPMDIEVEDYYSAFLEMVRNLLDGNMEPAQYEDSLREMFTIHAYTAFTMDKLIQSIVRQLQHIVSDEICVQVTDLYLAEGTNGATGGPLPTQTSRASTEGCYQRKAEQIMSDENCFKLMFLKNRGHVQLTVELLDTEEENSDEPMEAERWSDYVGRYLSSDSTSPELREHLAQKPVFLPRNLRRIRKYQRGREQLEKEASEGEKKSTENAENLKMECMFKLNSYKMVYVFKSEDYMYRRTALLRAHQSHERVSTRLHKRFQAWVDFWVKEHVTRDMAAETNKWLMGEGRDGLVPCTTTRELEILHFMNINKYRVKYGSPFKAP; from the exons gtGGAAGATGCTTTGTCTTACCTGGACCAAGTGAAACTCCAGTTTGGCAACCAACCTCAAGTCTACAATGACTTCCTGGACATCATGAAGGAGTTCAAGTCTCAAAG CATTGACACTCCAGGGGTGATAAGCAGGGTATCCCAGCTCTTCAAAGGCCACCCCGACCTCATTATGGGATTCAACACCTTCCTGCCACCGGGCTACAAGATCGAGGTTGCGACCAACGACCTGGTCAATGTAACCACGCCGGGTCAGATCCACCACATCACCCCTCACGGCATTTCTGTCTCACAAATCCCCCTGTCGGGACCACCCACCCCGCACCAGCCCCAGGTGCcagcccccaccaccacctctgcACCACCCCCTCCCACACAGCCAACCCCTACCAAGATGAGCAAG CCACTGCAATCTCCAGTCCTCACGCCAAGCAGCCAGCCCAATCCATCCATCCCCGCCTATGCCTCCCCCCAATCCCCAACCCTGCAGCCCCACACACCGATCAGTGGCACGCCCAATGCCCCTCCGCTGCAGAACAACCAGCCTGTGGAGTTCAATCATGCCATCAACTACGTCAACAAGATCAAGAACCGTTTCCAGGGTCAGCCGGACATCTACAAAGCCTTCCTGGAGATCCTGCACACCTACCAG AAGGAGCAGCGGAATGCTAAGGAGGCAGGAGGGAACTACACCCCAGCCCTGACAGAGCAGGAGGTCTATGCCCAGGTGGCCCGGCTCTTCAAGAACCAGGAGGACCTTCTCTCTGAGTTTGGCCAGTTCTTACCAGATGCCAACAGCTCGGTG CTGTTAAGCAAGACGACAGCAGAAAAGGCGGAGTCTGTGCGGAATGACCACGGTGGCACAGCGAAGAAGCTGCAGCTCAACAACAAACAGAGGCCCAATCAGAACGGTTGCCAGATCCGCATGCTCTCTGGGACGGTTGCCACACCCCCTGTCAAG AAGAAGCCCAAGTTACTGAATTTGAAAGACTCGTCCCTGGTAGAAGCCAGCAAACATGGAGATGGCACAGAATCTATGTTCTTTGAGAAG gtGCGGAAGGCCTTGCGGAATGCAGAGGCCTATGACAACTTCCTGCGTTGTTTGGTTATCTTCAACCAAGAGGTCATCTCCAGGGCTGAGCTGGTGCAACTGGTGCTGCCTTTCCTGGG GAGATTCCCCGAACTGTTCAATTGGTTCAAGAACTTCCTAGGATACCGGGAAATGTCCCACACTGAGCGCTATCCCAAGGAGCGTGCCTTGGAGGGCATTGCCATGGAGATCGACTATGCTTCCTGCAAGAGACTGGGCTCGAGCTACAGAGCACTGCCGAAGAGCTACACGCAGCCCAAGTGCACCGGGAGAACGCCACTGTGCAAAGAG GTCCTCAATGACACCTGGGTGTCCTTCCCTTCCTGGTCTGAAGACTCCACCTTTGTGAGCTCCAAAAAGACCCAGTATGAGGAGCACATCTACAGATGTGAGGATGAACGCTTCGAG CTGGACGTGGTGCTGGAGACCAACCTGGCCACCATCCGCATGCTGGAGACCGTACAAAGAAAACTGTCCCGTATGTCTGCCGAGGAGCAGGCTAAGTTCCGCCTGGACAACACCCTGGGAGGCTCCTCGGAAGTCATCCATCGCAAGGCCATCCAGAGGATATACGGTGAAAAGGCCCCTGACATCATCGATGGGCTCAAGAAGAACCCTGCCATTTCTGTTCCCATTGTGCTGAAGAG GTTAAAGACCAAGGAGGAGGAGTGGCGGGAAGCCCAGAGGGGCTTCAACAAGATCTGGAGGGAGCAGAATGAGAAGTACTACTTGAAGTCTCTCGACCACCAAGGTATCAACTTCAAACAGAACGACACCAAGGTGCTACGATCCAAGACActgctcaatgagattgagagCATCTACGACGAG CGACAGGAACAGGCGTCGGAGGAGAACACCGCGATGCCCAGCGGCCCCCACCTGACTTTGACCTACAAGGACAGCCAGATCCTGGAGGATGCTGCCGCCCTCATCATCCACCACGTCAAGCGGCAGACGGGCATCCAGAAGGAGGATAAGTACAAGATCAAACAGATCATTCACCACTTGATCCCAGACATGCTGTTCGCCCAGCGCGGCGAGCTCTCGGacctggaggaagaagaggaagaggagctggatGAGGCCGTGGCCAAGAAGCACAATGGCGTCACGCAAGGCGGAAGCCCCAACAAGTCCTCCAAGCTCCTCTTCTGCAACACGGGTGCCCAGAAGCTGCGAAGTTGCACCGAGGCCTACAATCTATTTTACGTCAACAATAACTGGTACATCTTCCTGCGGCTACACCAGACACTGTGCTCGCGGCTGATGCGGATCTACGGGCAGGCGGAGAGACAAATTGAAGAGGACATCCGGGAGcgtgactgggagagagaggtgctgggCCTCAAGCGAGACAAGAATGACAACCCTGCCATCCAGCTGAGACTGAAAGAGCCCA TGGATATAGAGGTGGAGGACTACTACTCTGCCTTCCTGGAGATGGTGCGGAACCTTCTGGATGGCAACATGGAGCCGGCTCAGTACGAGGACTCCCTCCGGGAGATGTTCACCATCCATGCCTACACCGCCTTCACCATGGACAAACTCATCCAGAGCATTGTCAGGCAG CTCCAGCACATAGTGAGTGACGAGATCTGTGTGCAGGTGACAGACCTGTACTTAGCAGAGGGCACCAACGGGGCCACCGGAGGTCCCCTTCCCACCCAGACATCCAGAGCTTCCACAGAGGGATGCTACCAGCGCAAGGCGGAACAGATCATGTCCGATGAGAATTGCTTCAAG CTTATGTTTCTAAAGAACAGAGGCCATGTTCAACTGACAGTGGAGCTTCTGGACACCGAGGAGGAGAACTCCGATGAACCCATGGAGGCAGAG CGCTGGTCAGATTACGTGGGTCGCTACCTGAGTTCTGACTCTACCTCTCCAGAGTTGCGGGAACACCTTGCTCAGAAACCTGTCTTCCTTCCCAG GAACCTCCGTCGGATACGGAAGTACCAAAGGGgtagggagcagctagagaaggaggccagcgagggagagaaaaagtCCACGGAGAATGCTGAGAACCTTAAAATGGAATGTATGTTCAAGCTCAACTCATACAAGATGGTTTATGTCTTCAAGTCTGAGGACTACATGTACCGACGCACTGCCTTGCTGCGAGCTCACCAG TCACACGAGAGAGTGAGCACTCGGTTGCACAAGCGCTTCCAGGCCTGGGTCGACTTCTGGGTGAAGGAGCATGTCACTCGCGACATGGCCGCTGAGACCAACAAGTGGCTGATGGGAGAGGGGCGTGACGGCCTGGTGCCGTGCACCACCACCCGCGAGCTGGAGATCCTCCACTTCATGAACATCAACAAGTACCGGGTCAAATACGGCTCACCCTTCAAAGCACCATAA
- the sin3aa gene encoding SIN3 transcription regulator family member Aa isoform X1 produces MKRRLEEQEPVFASQQRRLTCSTEAFQHRVLAPAPAAYEAVGDSMQPTAGNIQYSVPQGYQVPTVPQTSSGHVHTPSPTVHHHNPAVQPHGLPVMQCHAHPPASAQGQQQFQRLKVEDALSYLDQVKLQFGNQPQVYNDFLDIMKEFKSQSIDTPGVISRVSQLFKGHPDLIMGFNTFLPPGYKIEVATNDLVNVTTPGQIHHITPHGISVSQIPLSGPPTPHQPQVPAPTTTSAPPPPTQPTPTKMSKQPLQSPVLTPSSQPNPSIPAYASPQSPTLQPHTPISGTPNAPPLQNNQPVEFNHAINYVNKIKNRFQGQPDIYKAFLEILHTYQKEQRNAKEAGGNYTPALTEQEVYAQVARLFKNQEDLLSEFGQFLPDANSSVLLSKTTAEKAESVRNDHGGTAKKLQLNNKQRPNQNGCQIRMLSGTVATPPVKKKPKLLNLKDSSLVEASKHGDGTESMFFEKVRKALRNAEAYDNFLRCLVIFNQEVISRAELVQLVLPFLGRFPELFNWFKNFLGYREMSHTERYPKERALEGIAMEIDYASCKRLGSSYRALPKSYTQPKCTGRTPLCKEVLNDTWVSFPSWSEDSTFVSSKKTQYEEHIYRCEDERFELDVVLETNLATIRMLETVQRKLSRMSAEEQAKFRLDNTLGGSSEVIHRKAIQRIYGEKAPDIIDGLKKNPAISVPIVLKRLKTKEEEWREAQRGFNKIWREQNEKYYLKSLDHQGINFKQNDTKVLRSKTLLNEIESIYDERQEQASEENTAMPSGPHLTLTYKDSQILEDAAALIIHHVKRQTGIQKEDKYKIKQIIHHLIPDMLFAQRGELSDLEEEEEEELDEAVAKKHNGVTQGGSPNKSSKLLFCNTGAQKLRSCTEAYNLFYVNNNWYIFLRLHQTLCSRLMRIYGQAERQIEEDIRERDWEREVLGLKRDKNDNPAIQLRLKEPMDIEVEDYYSAFLEMVRNLLDGNMEPAQYEDSLREMFTIHAYTAFTMDKLIQSIVRQLQHIVSDEICVQVTDLYLAEGTNGATGGPLPTQTSRASTEGCYQRKAEQIMSDENCFKLMFLKNRGHVQLTVELLDTEEENSDEPMEAERWSDYVGRYLSSDSTSPELREHLAQKPVFLPRNLRRIRKYQRGREQLEKEASEGEKKSTENAENLKMECMFKLNSYKMVYVFKSEDYMYRRTALLRAHQSHERVSTRLHKRFQAWVDFWVKEHVTRDMAAETNKWLMGEGRDGLVPCTTTRELEILHFMNINKYRVKYGSPFKAP; encoded by the exons gtGGAAGATGCTTTGTCTTACCTGGACCAAGTGAAACTCCAGTTTGGCAACCAACCTCAAGTCTACAATGACTTCCTGGACATCATGAAGGAGTTCAAGTCTCAAAG CATTGACACTCCAGGGGTGATAAGCAGGGTATCCCAGCTCTTCAAAGGCCACCCCGACCTCATTATGGGATTCAACACCTTCCTGCCACCGGGCTACAAGATCGAGGTTGCGACCAACGACCTGGTCAATGTAACCACGCCGGGTCAGATCCACCACATCACCCCTCACGGCATTTCTGTCTCACAAATCCCCCTGTCGGGACCACCCACCCCGCACCAGCCCCAGGTGCcagcccccaccaccacctctgcACCACCCCCTCCCACACAGCCAACCCCTACCAAGATGAGCAAG CAGCCACTGCAATCTCCAGTCCTCACGCCAAGCAGCCAGCCCAATCCATCCATCCCCGCCTATGCCTCCCCCCAATCCCCAACCCTGCAGCCCCACACACCGATCAGTGGCACGCCCAATGCCCCTCCGCTGCAGAACAACCAGCCTGTGGAGTTCAATCATGCCATCAACTACGTCAACAAGATCAAGAACCGTTTCCAGGGTCAGCCGGACATCTACAAAGCCTTCCTGGAGATCCTGCACACCTACCAG AAGGAGCAGCGGAATGCTAAGGAGGCAGGAGGGAACTACACCCCAGCCCTGACAGAGCAGGAGGTCTATGCCCAGGTGGCCCGGCTCTTCAAGAACCAGGAGGACCTTCTCTCTGAGTTTGGCCAGTTCTTACCAGATGCCAACAGCTCGGTG CTGTTAAGCAAGACGACAGCAGAAAAGGCGGAGTCTGTGCGGAATGACCACGGTGGCACAGCGAAGAAGCTGCAGCTCAACAACAAACAGAGGCCCAATCAGAACGGTTGCCAGATCCGCATGCTCTCTGGGACGGTTGCCACACCCCCTGTCAAG AAGAAGCCCAAGTTACTGAATTTGAAAGACTCGTCCCTGGTAGAAGCCAGCAAACATGGAGATGGCACAGAATCTATGTTCTTTGAGAAG gtGCGGAAGGCCTTGCGGAATGCAGAGGCCTATGACAACTTCCTGCGTTGTTTGGTTATCTTCAACCAAGAGGTCATCTCCAGGGCTGAGCTGGTGCAACTGGTGCTGCCTTTCCTGGG GAGATTCCCCGAACTGTTCAATTGGTTCAAGAACTTCCTAGGATACCGGGAAATGTCCCACACTGAGCGCTATCCCAAGGAGCGTGCCTTGGAGGGCATTGCCATGGAGATCGACTATGCTTCCTGCAAGAGACTGGGCTCGAGCTACAGAGCACTGCCGAAGAGCTACACGCAGCCCAAGTGCACCGGGAGAACGCCACTGTGCAAAGAG GTCCTCAATGACACCTGGGTGTCCTTCCCTTCCTGGTCTGAAGACTCCACCTTTGTGAGCTCCAAAAAGACCCAGTATGAGGAGCACATCTACAGATGTGAGGATGAACGCTTCGAG CTGGACGTGGTGCTGGAGACCAACCTGGCCACCATCCGCATGCTGGAGACCGTACAAAGAAAACTGTCCCGTATGTCTGCCGAGGAGCAGGCTAAGTTCCGCCTGGACAACACCCTGGGAGGCTCCTCGGAAGTCATCCATCGCAAGGCCATCCAGAGGATATACGGTGAAAAGGCCCCTGACATCATCGATGGGCTCAAGAAGAACCCTGCCATTTCTGTTCCCATTGTGCTGAAGAG GTTAAAGACCAAGGAGGAGGAGTGGCGGGAAGCCCAGAGGGGCTTCAACAAGATCTGGAGGGAGCAGAATGAGAAGTACTACTTGAAGTCTCTCGACCACCAAGGTATCAACTTCAAACAGAACGACACCAAGGTGCTACGATCCAAGACActgctcaatgagattgagagCATCTACGACGAG CGACAGGAACAGGCGTCGGAGGAGAACACCGCGATGCCCAGCGGCCCCCACCTGACTTTGACCTACAAGGACAGCCAGATCCTGGAGGATGCTGCCGCCCTCATCATCCACCACGTCAAGCGGCAGACGGGCATCCAGAAGGAGGATAAGTACAAGATCAAACAGATCATTCACCACTTGATCCCAGACATGCTGTTCGCCCAGCGCGGCGAGCTCTCGGacctggaggaagaagaggaagaggagctggatGAGGCCGTGGCCAAGAAGCACAATGGCGTCACGCAAGGCGGAAGCCCCAACAAGTCCTCCAAGCTCCTCTTCTGCAACACGGGTGCCCAGAAGCTGCGAAGTTGCACCGAGGCCTACAATCTATTTTACGTCAACAATAACTGGTACATCTTCCTGCGGCTACACCAGACACTGTGCTCGCGGCTGATGCGGATCTACGGGCAGGCGGAGAGACAAATTGAAGAGGACATCCGGGAGcgtgactgggagagagaggtgctgggCCTCAAGCGAGACAAGAATGACAACCCTGCCATCCAGCTGAGACTGAAAGAGCCCA TGGATATAGAGGTGGAGGACTACTACTCTGCCTTCCTGGAGATGGTGCGGAACCTTCTGGATGGCAACATGGAGCCGGCTCAGTACGAGGACTCCCTCCGGGAGATGTTCACCATCCATGCCTACACCGCCTTCACCATGGACAAACTCATCCAGAGCATTGTCAGGCAG CTCCAGCACATAGTGAGTGACGAGATCTGTGTGCAGGTGACAGACCTGTACTTAGCAGAGGGCACCAACGGGGCCACCGGAGGTCCCCTTCCCACCCAGACATCCAGAGCTTCCACAGAGGGATGCTACCAGCGCAAGGCGGAACAGATCATGTCCGATGAGAATTGCTTCAAG CTTATGTTTCTAAAGAACAGAGGCCATGTTCAACTGACAGTGGAGCTTCTGGACACCGAGGAGGAGAACTCCGATGAACCCATGGAGGCAGAG CGCTGGTCAGATTACGTGGGTCGCTACCTGAGTTCTGACTCTACCTCTCCAGAGTTGCGGGAACACCTTGCTCAGAAACCTGTCTTCCTTCCCAG GAACCTCCGTCGGATACGGAAGTACCAAAGGGgtagggagcagctagagaaggaggccagcgagggagagaaaaagtCCACGGAGAATGCTGAGAACCTTAAAATGGAATGTATGTTCAAGCTCAACTCATACAAGATGGTTTATGTCTTCAAGTCTGAGGACTACATGTACCGACGCACTGCCTTGCTGCGAGCTCACCAG TCACACGAGAGAGTGAGCACTCGGTTGCACAAGCGCTTCCAGGCCTGGGTCGACTTCTGGGTGAAGGAGCATGTCACTCGCGACATGGCCGCTGAGACCAACAAGTGGCTGATGGGAGAGGGGCGTGACGGCCTGGTGCCGTGCACCACCACCCGCGAGCTGGAGATCCTCCACTTCATGAACATCAACAAGTACCGGGTCAAATACGGCTCACCCTTCAAAGCACCATAA
- the sin3aa gene encoding SIN3 transcription regulator family member Aa isoform X3, whose product MKRRLEEQEPVFASQQRRLTCSTEAFQHRVLAPAPAAYEAVGDSMQPTAGNIQYSVPQGYQVPTVPQTSSGHVHTPSPTVHHHNPAVQPHGLPVMQCHAHPPASAQGQQQFQRLKVEDALSYLDQVKLQFGNQPQVYNDFLDIMKEFKSQSIDTPGVISRVSQLFKGHPDLIMGFNTFLPPGYKIEVATNDLVNVTTPGQIHHITPHGISVSQIPLSGPPTPHQPQVPAPTTTSAPPPPTQPTPTKMSKQPLQSPVLTPSSQPNPSIPAYASPQSPTLQPHTPISGTPNAPPLQNNQPVEFNHAINYVNKIKNRFQGQPDIYKAFLEILHTYQKEQRNAKEAGGNYTPALTEQEVYAQVARLFKNQEDLLSEFGQFLPDANSSVLLSKTTAEKAESVRNDHGGTAKKLQLNNKQRPNQNGCQIRMLSGTVATPPVKKPKLLNLKDSSLVEASKHGDGTESMFFEKVRKALRNAEAYDNFLRCLVIFNQEVISRAELVQLVLPFLGRFPELFNWFKNFLGYREMSHTERYPKERALEGIAMEIDYASCKRLGSSYRALPKSYTQPKCTGRTPLCKEVLNDTWVSFPSWSEDSTFVSSKKTQYEEHIYRCEDERFELDVVLETNLATIRMLETVQRKLSRMSAEEQAKFRLDNTLGGSSEVIHRKAIQRIYGEKAPDIIDGLKKNPAISVPIVLKRLKTKEEEWREAQRGFNKIWREQNEKYYLKSLDHQGINFKQNDTKVLRSKTLLNEIESIYDERQEQASEENTAMPSGPHLTLTYKDSQILEDAAALIIHHVKRQTGIQKEDKYKIKQIIHHLIPDMLFAQRGELSDLEEEEEEELDEAVAKKHNGVTQGGSPNKSSKLLFCNTGAQKLRSCTEAYNLFYVNNNWYIFLRLHQTLCSRLMRIYGQAERQIEEDIRERDWEREVLGLKRDKNDNPAIQLRLKEPMDIEVEDYYSAFLEMVRNLLDGNMEPAQYEDSLREMFTIHAYTAFTMDKLIQSIVRQLQHIVSDEICVQVTDLYLAEGTNGATGGPLPTQTSRASTEGCYQRKAEQIMSDENCFKLMFLKNRGHVQLTVELLDTEEENSDEPMEAERWSDYVGRYLSSDSTSPELREHLAQKPVFLPRNLRRIRKYQRGREQLEKEASEGEKKSTENAENLKMECMFKLNSYKMVYVFKSEDYMYRRTALLRAHQSHERVSTRLHKRFQAWVDFWVKEHVTRDMAAETNKWLMGEGRDGLVPCTTTRELEILHFMNINKYRVKYGSPFKAP is encoded by the exons gtGGAAGATGCTTTGTCTTACCTGGACCAAGTGAAACTCCAGTTTGGCAACCAACCTCAAGTCTACAATGACTTCCTGGACATCATGAAGGAGTTCAAGTCTCAAAG CATTGACACTCCAGGGGTGATAAGCAGGGTATCCCAGCTCTTCAAAGGCCACCCCGACCTCATTATGGGATTCAACACCTTCCTGCCACCGGGCTACAAGATCGAGGTTGCGACCAACGACCTGGTCAATGTAACCACGCCGGGTCAGATCCACCACATCACCCCTCACGGCATTTCTGTCTCACAAATCCCCCTGTCGGGACCACCCACCCCGCACCAGCCCCAGGTGCcagcccccaccaccacctctgcACCACCCCCTCCCACACAGCCAACCCCTACCAAGATGAGCAAG CAGCCACTGCAATCTCCAGTCCTCACGCCAAGCAGCCAGCCCAATCCATCCATCCCCGCCTATGCCTCCCCCCAATCCCCAACCCTGCAGCCCCACACACCGATCAGTGGCACGCCCAATGCCCCTCCGCTGCAGAACAACCAGCCTGTGGAGTTCAATCATGCCATCAACTACGTCAACAAGATCAAGAACCGTTTCCAGGGTCAGCCGGACATCTACAAAGCCTTCCTGGAGATCCTGCACACCTACCAG AAGGAGCAGCGGAATGCTAAGGAGGCAGGAGGGAACTACACCCCAGCCCTGACAGAGCAGGAGGTCTATGCCCAGGTGGCCCGGCTCTTCAAGAACCAGGAGGACCTTCTCTCTGAGTTTGGCCAGTTCTTACCAGATGCCAACAGCTCGGTG CTGTTAAGCAAGACGACAGCAGAAAAGGCGGAGTCTGTGCGGAATGACCACGGTGGCACAGCGAAGAAGCTGCAGCTCAACAACAAACAGAGGCCCAATCAGAACGGTTGCCAGATCCGCATGCTCTCTGGGACGGTTGCCACACCCCCTGTCAAG AAGCCCAAGTTACTGAATTTGAAAGACTCGTCCCTGGTAGAAGCCAGCAAACATGGAGATGGCACAGAATCTATGTTCTTTGAGAAG gtGCGGAAGGCCTTGCGGAATGCAGAGGCCTATGACAACTTCCTGCGTTGTTTGGTTATCTTCAACCAAGAGGTCATCTCCAGGGCTGAGCTGGTGCAACTGGTGCTGCCTTTCCTGGG GAGATTCCCCGAACTGTTCAATTGGTTCAAGAACTTCCTAGGATACCGGGAAATGTCCCACACTGAGCGCTATCCCAAGGAGCGTGCCTTGGAGGGCATTGCCATGGAGATCGACTATGCTTCCTGCAAGAGACTGGGCTCGAGCTACAGAGCACTGCCGAAGAGCTACACGCAGCCCAAGTGCACCGGGAGAACGCCACTGTGCAAAGAG GTCCTCAATGACACCTGGGTGTCCTTCCCTTCCTGGTCTGAAGACTCCACCTTTGTGAGCTCCAAAAAGACCCAGTATGAGGAGCACATCTACAGATGTGAGGATGAACGCTTCGAG CTGGACGTGGTGCTGGAGACCAACCTGGCCACCATCCGCATGCTGGAGACCGTACAAAGAAAACTGTCCCGTATGTCTGCCGAGGAGCAGGCTAAGTTCCGCCTGGACAACACCCTGGGAGGCTCCTCGGAAGTCATCCATCGCAAGGCCATCCAGAGGATATACGGTGAAAAGGCCCCTGACATCATCGATGGGCTCAAGAAGAACCCTGCCATTTCTGTTCCCATTGTGCTGAAGAG GTTAAAGACCAAGGAGGAGGAGTGGCGGGAAGCCCAGAGGGGCTTCAACAAGATCTGGAGGGAGCAGAATGAGAAGTACTACTTGAAGTCTCTCGACCACCAAGGTATCAACTTCAAACAGAACGACACCAAGGTGCTACGATCCAAGACActgctcaatgagattgagagCATCTACGACGAG CGACAGGAACAGGCGTCGGAGGAGAACACCGCGATGCCCAGCGGCCCCCACCTGACTTTGACCTACAAGGACAGCCAGATCCTGGAGGATGCTGCCGCCCTCATCATCCACCACGTCAAGCGGCAGACGGGCATCCAGAAGGAGGATAAGTACAAGATCAAACAGATCATTCACCACTTGATCCCAGACATGCTGTTCGCCCAGCGCGGCGAGCTCTCGGacctggaggaagaagaggaagaggagctggatGAGGCCGTGGCCAAGAAGCACAATGGCGTCACGCAAGGCGGAAGCCCCAACAAGTCCTCCAAGCTCCTCTTCTGCAACACGGGTGCCCAGAAGCTGCGAAGTTGCACCGAGGCCTACAATCTATTTTACGTCAACAATAACTGGTACATCTTCCTGCGGCTACACCAGACACTGTGCTCGCGGCTGATGCGGATCTACGGGCAGGCGGAGAGACAAATTGAAGAGGACATCCGGGAGcgtgactgggagagagaggtgctgggCCTCAAGCGAGACAAGAATGACAACCCTGCCATCCAGCTGAGACTGAAAGAGCCCA TGGATATAGAGGTGGAGGACTACTACTCTGCCTTCCTGGAGATGGTGCGGAACCTTCTGGATGGCAACATGGAGCCGGCTCAGTACGAGGACTCCCTCCGGGAGATGTTCACCATCCATGCCTACACCGCCTTCACCATGGACAAACTCATCCAGAGCATTGTCAGGCAG CTCCAGCACATAGTGAGTGACGAGATCTGTGTGCAGGTGACAGACCTGTACTTAGCAGAGGGCACCAACGGGGCCACCGGAGGTCCCCTTCCCACCCAGACATCCAGAGCTTCCACAGAGGGATGCTACCAGCGCAAGGCGGAACAGATCATGTCCGATGAGAATTGCTTCAAG CTTATGTTTCTAAAGAACAGAGGCCATGTTCAACTGACAGTGGAGCTTCTGGACACCGAGGAGGAGAACTCCGATGAACCCATGGAGGCAGAG CGCTGGTCAGATTACGTGGGTCGCTACCTGAGTTCTGACTCTACCTCTCCAGAGTTGCGGGAACACCTTGCTCAGAAACCTGTCTTCCTTCCCAG GAACCTCCGTCGGATACGGAAGTACCAAAGGGgtagggagcagctagagaaggaggccagcgagggagagaaaaagtCCACGGAGAATGCTGAGAACCTTAAAATGGAATGTATGTTCAAGCTCAACTCATACAAGATGGTTTATGTCTTCAAGTCTGAGGACTACATGTACCGACGCACTGCCTTGCTGCGAGCTCACCAG TCACACGAGAGAGTGAGCACTCGGTTGCACAAGCGCTTCCAGGCCTGGGTCGACTTCTGGGTGAAGGAGCATGTCACTCGCGACATGGCCGCTGAGACCAACAAGTGGCTGATGGGAGAGGGGCGTGACGGCCTGGTGCCGTGCACCACCACCCGCGAGCTGGAGATCCTCCACTTCATGAACATCAACAAGTACCGGGTCAAATACGGCTCACCCTTCAAAGCACCATAA